GCAGAACGAAAGTAATGCCCCGGATTACGTCCTCAACGATTTCACCTCTCGCTGGGACTCCGGGGCATTACTTTACTCGTACGCAGGTACTCTTTGACTAATTCTTAGGCGCTGGGGTGGCTCCAGGCGCCTTCGGAGCAGGCCTGGGAGCCGCTGGCACTGTAGTCGGCGTAGGCGGTGCAGGTACGCCCGACTTGAGGTTGTACGCCGCGATTACGGGCTTGGTGATATCGGTCGTTTCCGCAGCCCACAGAATCGGGCTCTGCTGCTGGCTGCCGTCGAGAACGAGCGTGTAGCCCTGCTCCTTGGCGTAGGCCTCTACAACTTCAAAGACCTTGGAAGCCAGGGTGTTGTACATATCACCGATTGCCGACTGATAGTCGTTGCGAGCATCCTCGGCGTTGCGCTGCAGTTCCTTGGTCTCGTCGTCTATCTTCTTTGTCCGAGCCGCTGATTCTGCGGGGCTCAGCTTGTCGCCCTGCGCCTGCAGCTGCTTCTTCAGATTCTCAATATCGTCGTTGAGAGTCTTCAGTTGGGCTTGCTTGGGTTCGAACTTCCGCTGCACATCCGAGAAGTTGCGCTGACCTTCGTTCGTCTGAGCAACCGCGACCTGAAAGGCGATAACCGCAACCTTGGCCGGGATCGCGGGAGCTGCAGCGGCCGGTGCGGCAGAGGCAGCGGGTGTTTGGGCAGCGGCATTCAGCACAAGACCTGAAGCCAGCAAGACAGCTAGGGCAAGAGTACGCTTCATTTGAATCGGAAACTCCTTCGATATTCCTGTTGTGTGCCCGCATTCCTTCGGGGAAGCAAGACATTGCTTCCTGTCAAACCTCTGGAGTCTATACGGGAATCTGCTCGGCCGAAACGACTGAGGCGAAACTGTAGTAAGACGCGGACAGAGACATCAGCAGGAACTATCTGGATTATAGGTGCGAGGGTTGGGTTGGTCAAACAACTTGGCGTTGAATTTTGTTGCGAATTCATTGATTTTTGCGTGATTTCAGCACGGTTTTTGCGGTGCCAGGCACTGACGTCGTTAGACGGAACAGATCGTAAAAGGGCTGCATCTGAACTTACTTCCAGATGCAGCCCCTTTTCCTGGATCGAATCGCGCCTTTTCCCTAGAAGGTCGTCGAAACGGTCAGCCGGAAGGTCTTAGCAGGTTCGCGCAACTGGTAGCGCGAGCCATACAGCTGAATGGCCTGGGCATACGAGTAATCGCCCGCGCCACCTGGCGGGAACATCTCACGCGTAATCAGGTTCTCGCCATTGGCCTGTTGCGATAGACGCAGGGGATTGACCGCGTAATAGAGACGGAAAGGTGCGTTGATGATCGGCATGATCACCTGAATTTCCGCGCCGGTAGACATGCGGGGTACAAAGTTGGTGCCTGCCAGCGGACGGATGAACTGATCAAATTTGATCTGTGTACCGCCCTCGCATGCGCCGTTGTTGTATACCGGGCAACCATAGAGAGGCGCATTCAGACTGGCAGCCCCTTCCGGACTCTCTTTCAACTGATTCCCATTGACCGCGGAATCGATGCCGAAGTCATTGAAGAGCGCGAATGTAACCGGGCCCGCAATAGGAATGCGGTATTCAAGATTGTTGGTGAAGTTCAGGTCACCGCCGACAGAGACAACGCTGTAAACAGGGAGGAGTATCTGGATACACTGATTCAACTGCGGATTGGTTGGATCGCGCGGAACGCAACTTCCATCCGGGTTTGTCAGGTTGAAGCTGATCTTGTTTGGGATGTAGGCATAAGGCGTCGCGGTGCGAATTTCAAATCCGCGCAGATCCGCCTCGCCGCCGGAGTAAAAGCGGTTGTTCGGAGGCGCGACGTCTCCACCGTAGCCCTGAATGAACTTCAACTCAGCCCGCCAGCCGAGGACGTTATGCCCGGCTGGGTCGGGCAACAGGAGCTTCATGGGAGTGAAGCGCTTGTAGGCCACGGCAGGGAAGATATACCGGACGTTGCCACCGAGTCCGGCGACCTGCATCACCGCTGAAAATTCCTTACCGCTGCGTGGACGCTGCGGATTGTTGATCGTGTTGAAGATGTAGCTCAGTGAAACCGAACTGTTCACAATGCCGTTCAACGCGTTTTGCCCCTGAATTCCTGACCGGAACGCAATGTTCTGGAAGAGGTTTTGCGACGCCGTGCTGAAGGCAGTAATAGAGGAATCCTGGAGCGAGTAAGTGAAGCCGATGCGCTGGAAGTTATGCCTTGGCAGCGGATAGCTCATCGAGAAATTCACGCCTCTCGTCGAGTTGTTGTAGTTCTGCAAGAGCGACGATTGCTGGGTCGTCAGGTTCGCCGATTGGCCTGTGGTTCCCGCAATGGCTTTGGCCGAGTTGTAATCCGATTTGGTATCGAAGACCTGGAAGCCCAGATTGAGAGGGCGATTCCGAAAGTACGGCTGTGTAAATCCGAACAGGAGCTGTCGGTTGATGTTGCCGATGTTTGCCTGCACGCTGAGTGTTTCGCCCAGTCCCAGGAAGTTGTTGGTCTGGTAATTGAGGCCGAGGAACGCGCCCGAAAGGCCGGACACACCGCCATTGAGGCCAATCGAGTTCTTGCCTTTTTCCTTGACCTTCAGCAGGAGATCGACTGTGCCCGCCTCAGTATCCTGGTGAGCCTCGGAATCCTGATCGACGTGGAGCGGGTCGAAGTAGTCGAGCTGATTGAGACGCAGGAGACTGTACTCCCAGAGCTGGGAATTGTAGACCTGACCTTCTTCAAGCATCAGTTCGCGGCGAATGACGCGGTCCCGAGTCAGCGTGTTGCCCTGGATCTCGATGCGTCCGACATAGAACGGCTTGCCTTCATCGATATCAATGTCCAAGCTCACAGTCTTCTTGGCTTCGTCGAAAGTTGCCTTGGGGATAGCGCCGAAGTTGATGTAGCCGAGCTGACCGTATGCCTTTTTGAGGTTATCTAGCCCCTTGGCCATTACGGTCGCATTGAAATACTCCCCATCTTTGATGGCAAAGGTCGCGCGCAGAGCGCGAGCATTGGTAACCGCCTTGTTTCCCGTGAAGTGGATACCACCCAGACGATAGCGGTCGCCTTCCTCGATCGGCATGAGAATGTCGATGCGCTTGCCCTTATTGGGGCGGAAGGTGATGAGCGACAGCCCGCCCTGGTCGCGAACCTGCGTGCGAGGCTCTTCGACGGCTGCGTTGTAGTAGCCCTTGTCGCGATAGGCCTGGCGAACCCGCTCCGCGTCCTCTTCGAGCCTGGAGCTGTCAAACGTCTTGGCGAAGAGGTTCTCGAGAACAATCGAATACGGAATACCGACAGGACGCAGGTTCTTCATGGAGCGCCGAAGAATGAGGCTGCTGATGTGCTGATTGCCGACGAACTTGATTTGTCCGACTTTGACCGTCGGGCCTTCCTTGATATTGAAGTTCACCTGCACCGAAGCGGGCGGAATATTCTTCACTTCCGTTTTGATCGTCGCAAACTGGTGACCGTGCTCAGCCAGCAGCTCCTTCAGCACCGTCTCGGCGCGCTTGATCTTGGTCGCGTCGTACTGGCTCTCAACCGAAAGCGGCACCTTTTCCTTCTTGAACCGGTCCAGCACGTCGGACTGAGAGACCGAATTCAAGCCCTTGTAATTGATCTCGCGGATATTCGGCTTTTCCTTAAGATAGATATTGAGAATGATGCCCTTCTCCGAGTCTTCCCGCTCAATGCGGAGATCTTCGAAGTAGCCCGTATTCCAGAGCGAGTTGAAGTCGCGCTCGATCGAAACCGGGTCATACGTATCGCCAGGATGGGTAAACAGACGGGCGAGAACCGTCTCCTTCGGGATGCGGCGGTTGCCGATCACCCGAATCTGCTCGATGGTGAGCGACTGAGCCATTGCGGCTGCAGCCGCGGAAACAAGCAGCAAGATCGCGAACAGGCGGCCCAATCTCGAGGATAAGCGCGAGGGCAGGCTGCGAACAGTCTCAGAATCGAGTTCGGAACCGAGCCCGGTCGTGACAACAGCCTGCTCGCAGAATCGAGATCGCCCGAACTCCACCGCAGTTGGACCCTGCGGCGAGCAACTGGGCTGATACGGTGCTTGGTACGGCGCATGGTTCGACTTGACGGGAAAGATAAGCACACCCTCACTGCTCAAAAAAGTTGTTCAAGATCTCAGCTGCTGCCCTGAAACCCGACTTGGGAAAGACTGATTATATTGGACCGAACCAGCTCATCCCAAATGAGCCAGTTTCAGAGAAGCCGGCCTGCTGCGCCGCTCGACTCTCCAACCCAGATATCCAATCCAGATTTCCAACCCAGACTCGATTCGTTATGCTTCTTGCCATGCTCCCCAACTCATCCCTGGGAGATCTGGCTCGCAGCAACCCGGCAGTCCTTCGCAACATGGCGTTGTCCCGTGTCGGCACCGACCCCGCGACGCTGCCATGCTCGTTTCGTTCCATCCGCCGCAACATGCACAAACAAAACCGGCTTCCCAGGATATTCGGAGTTCTCACTTGTATCGTTTCCAGTCTATCGGAACCGGGCCGGATTCGCTTTGCTTTGCTGCGTCAAACGGTTCGGGAGCTGCATCTTTTTAGACGTAGCCCGGACAATCTCGTGAGGTATGCCGCGTGACTGAGGCAATACAAAAGAGTATTTATGATTTTTCGGCCCGGTCTATCGACGGGCATGAGGTCGCGTTGGCCCAATACGCCGGTCAGGTGCTGGTGATTGTGAATACCGCCAGCAAGTGCGGTTTCACCCCCCAATACGCGGCTCTTGAGACGCTCTATCGGCAGTACAGAGATCGCGGCATGTCCGTTCTCGGTTTTCCCTGCAATCAATTCGGCGCGCAGGAGCCCGGAAATGAAGCTGAAATTACGCAGTTCTGCGAATCGAATTATGGCGTCAGTTTTCCCATTTTTGCCAAAATCGACGTGAACGGTCCAAATGCACACCCACTCTACAAATACCTGAAGAGCGAGCAATCCGGCCTCTTCGGCGTGATCGGACTGGAAGGGATCAAGTGGAACTTCACCAAGTTTCTCATTGACCGCGCCGGAAAGGCCGTGGGCCGATATGCTCCAGCCACCTCGCCCTCTGAACTAGTGCCGGAGATAGAAAAGCTGCTATCGGCCTGACATTTGAAAATTGATAGGAGGTGTCGTATATTGCACTGCCCTACACAACGGATCGTGGCCTATACTTTCGAGGAGGGCGTTTTTGCCCCGCCACGCTCCAGTTGCTCACGTGGCTTCTGATTCAGGTTCGTTGACGTGTTGTTTCGGAGGACAGGATGGCTGCACAATCCGCCCAAAAGCGTCTTCCCCCCACAACCGAGATTCCTGACCGGCTTTACTTTCGCATCGGTGACGTGGCCCGAATCTGCGGCGTTGAGCCATACGTTCTCCGCTTCTGGGAAACTCAGTTCCCAAATCTCAAACCCAACAAAGGTGGAACCGGACAACGGCTCTACCGTCGGCGGGAAGTCGAACTAGCCCTCCGGATCAAGCAACTCGTTCACAACGAGGGATATACGCTCGCGGGTGCCCGCCAGGCGCTCGAAGTCACCCCTCGACCGAGAGGCAAACAGGGAGTTTTACCCCTCACGGATGAGCAAGCCCAGCAAAGGCTGGATGCTGCGACAGCAGCCATCGGCCGCGCACGTGCTGAACTTCGAGAATTGGCCCGCCAGCTGGCCGCGCAACAACCGACTGTCCATCGGCGCCGCTCGCGTCTCACAACATTCAAGACCCAGGCCGATCCGCTCTTTCCATCGTGAGCCCCTGGGGAAAGAGGCGAACGCCAGATGGATCTTCAACCGTCTGATTGTTTTCTAGCTTCGACGCCTAGAAAGGCAACCGGCACGCACTAAAACTTTGGTAATTAACCTCCGTCGCGGGGTTTAACCGGTGTCCCAGGGCTGGAACAGATTTGTGCTAGGTTAGGATTAGGAATATCCACCGCCTTGGTTAGTTTCACAGACCCGAACACCTCAACGGGCAGACTGCAAATTAAGAAAGACAGGTTTTCCCATGAATTGCCCATACTGCGGCACTCCTAAATTCAGAACATCCCGGGTACGTTTTTCAGATATTCCTCGATTGGCTTTGCTCCAATTCCCGGTTCGTTGCAGGCTTTGCCGGGAACGGTTTCATGTTGGACTTTCTCTCGCCCTTCATCTTTTGCAGTCACAACGCGTCCGCGAAAGAGAAGAACTCGACATACAGCGCCAACAAAAATTCAAAGGCAAGGACAACTCGGAAACGATCGCCTAGCCTCCTCCTCGTGGAAGCCTGGCTTATCTCTCGGTCTGGAAATCTGCCGGCTCACCCGTCCTCTCCTGGACCGGCGTGTCACCTACTGCGCCAGAGTCATCTGATCCCTCAAATCTCCGCTGCCCCATCGCCCATTTTTGGGGGTATTATGGCAGCAAATGAGCGGGCCCAGGCTCCAGGCGGAGATGATAGCCACTGTGACTTCGGTTGTCCGTCAAAGACCCGTGAAGTCGACTGTTCTCGTGCGCCTGGCCGTGCGCTGTACCATGGCTGCGCTCTTGTGCGCTCCCGGATTGGGGATGACGCGAGACGGGGCCGGTCGCCCCGGCAATCGCCCGATTGCCCCTGGGGTGGTGCCTCAGCTGCATGCGGAGCCCCACACCATCTCCCTGCCGGTGGTCGACGGGAAGGATCTTCGTTTCACCCGACTCTCCACGGATGAAGGGTTATCGCAAACAAAGGTTTCCCAGGTCGTGCAGGACGATCAGGGATTCATTTGGTTTGGCACGCAATTTGGACTGAACCGGTACGACGGCTACAACTTCAAATTGTTCGTTCACGATCCAAGAAATCTGAACAGCCTCAGCGGCGTGTATATTAGCGCACTCTTCAAGGATCGCAACGGCGCGCTCTGGGTCGGATGCGATCAATTTCTCAATAAGTTCAATCGAGAGGCCGAGACGTTTACAAGGTACCCGGTTCCGTCCGTCACCAGCATTACTCAGGACAGAGCTGGAATCCTGTGGCTGGCAACTGCCAGGGGCATGTACAGCTTAGATCCGGCAACTGGAACGATCCGGCGGTATTCTCACAATCCGAATGATCCTTCGAGCCTGAGCAGCGACTTTATCAAATTGGCGAGCGAAGATAAGGAAGGGAGATTGTGGGTTGCGGCTGGCGCGTATCTGGACGAATTCGACCGCAGAACGGGCAAAGTCACGCGGCAGATTCCGATCGTGAAAGCTCCGATGGGGTTTGGATTCTACGAGGATCGTTTTGGTGTTTTCTGGATTTTTCACGACTCCCCCAACGCGTTATCCGTCTTTGACCGGAAGACGAACACGCTAACCAACTATTCGCTTAGCGATCTGGAGTCGCCCAACACAGCCATAACGGTCGTAATGGATATGACCGAAGACCGCAACGGCACTGTGTGGCTTGCGACACACCGTGCTGGCTTGCTTAAGTTTGACCGGGAGCACGAAAGATTCATTCGCTACCGCAATAAGCCCGATGATCCTACCAGCCTGCCCCAAAACGATGTCCAGAACTTATTCGCGGATCGGGAAGGGAGCGTCTGGGCTGGCCTGGGCAGGATGGGAGTGGTCCATTTTGCGACGAACCCTATGGCCTTTAAGAAGATTCCTCAACTTGTCGGCCCGGAGGGCACGGCTGAACCCTTTGTCGGCGCAATTTACGAAGATCCTCAGGGAATTCTGTGGATCGGCACACCCGATGCCCTCAACAGTATCGACCGCAAGACCGGAACCCTCACTTCGTACCGCCGGACGGCAAGCCCAGCGGTCACTACCGACGTAATCGCGATTCACGAAGACCGCTCCGGCAACTTGTGGGCTGGCACTTATGGCCACGGTCTGTTGCGTCTTGATCAAAGGACGGGACAATTCCACGCCTATGTTCACAATCCGGCTGATCCATCCAGTCTGAGCAACGACGTTGTGCCGCGTCTTCTTGTGGATCATTCCGGAACGCTCTGGGCAGCCACCAACGATGGTCTGAATCGTTTCGATGAAGCGACCGGGCACTTCACCGTCTTTAAGCTCGACTCACAGAAAAGAATCGTCTCCTATCTCGAACTGGTCGAGGATCAGAAAGGGGCATTGTGGCTTGGCACGGACTCCTCAGGCCTGCAACGATTCGATCCAGCGACGGGGCAGTTCACCAAGTACGAACACGACATAGATCGTCCCGGGACCTTGAGCGACAACCGGGTGAATTCGGTGCACTTTGATCGCTCTGGAACTATGTGGGTAGGCACTCAGAACGGGTTGGACAAGTTTGACTCTAAGACGGGGACGTTCACCGCCTACACGCGGCGAGACGGCCTCCCTGCGAATGCAGTGGGCTGCGTCCTCGAAGACGACCACGGCAACCTGTGGATGAGCACCAGTAATGGGATTGCGAGATTCGACCGGCAGAGTGCTTCGGTGAGGAGCTACTCGGTTGCGGAGGGGCTGCCGGGACCTGACTTGAGCGGCTGGGGCGCCTGCTACAAGACCCGTAGTGGAGAGATGTTCTTCGGGGGCTTTAACGGAGCCACTTATTTCGATCCGGACAGAGTTGTTGACGCCTCCTACACACCTTCGGTTGTCCTGACGGAATTTCGGCTGTCAGGCAGTCCAGTGGAAATCGGAGGCGGTTCGCCCCTGAGTAAATCCATTACCGATACAACCCGGTTGACGCTCTCTCACGAGCAACGCATTTTCTCATTGGCATTCTCCGCGCTCAGCTATTTCAGCCCAGGCACCAACCGGTATCGCTACAAGCTGGAAGGATTGGACCCGACATGGCGCGAAGTCGGAAGCAACGAACGCCTGGCCACCTACACGACCCTGCCGGTGGGTGAATATACATTCCGGGTACAAGGCG
This portion of the Acidicapsa acidisoli genome encodes:
- a CDS encoding MerR family transcriptional regulator → MAAQSAQKRLPPTTEIPDRLYFRIGDVARICGVEPYVLRFWETQFPNLKPNKGGTGQRLYRRREVELALRIKQLVHNEGYTLAGARQALEVTPRPRGKQGVLPLTDEQAQQRLDAATAAIGRARAELRELARQLAAQQPTVHRRRSRLTTFKTQADPLFPS
- a CDS encoding two-component regulator propeller domain-containing protein; translation: MTRDGAGRPGNRPIAPGVVPQLHAEPHTISLPVVDGKDLRFTRLSTDEGLSQTKVSQVVQDDQGFIWFGTQFGLNRYDGYNFKLFVHDPRNLNSLSGVYISALFKDRNGALWVGCDQFLNKFNREAETFTRYPVPSVTSITQDRAGILWLATARGMYSLDPATGTIRRYSHNPNDPSSLSSDFIKLASEDKEGRLWVAAGAYLDEFDRRTGKVTRQIPIVKAPMGFGFYEDRFGVFWIFHDSPNALSVFDRKTNTLTNYSLSDLESPNTAITVVMDMTEDRNGTVWLATHRAGLLKFDREHERFIRYRNKPDDPTSLPQNDVQNLFADREGSVWAGLGRMGVVHFATNPMAFKKIPQLVGPEGTAEPFVGAIYEDPQGILWIGTPDALNSIDRKTGTLTSYRRTASPAVTTDVIAIHEDRSGNLWAGTYGHGLLRLDQRTGQFHAYVHNPADPSSLSNDVVPRLLVDHSGTLWAATNDGLNRFDEATGHFTVFKLDSQKRIVSYLELVEDQKGALWLGTDSSGLQRFDPATGQFTKYEHDIDRPGTLSDNRVNSVHFDRSGTMWVGTQNGLDKFDSKTGTFTAYTRRDGLPANAVGCVLEDDHGNLWMSTSNGIARFDRQSASVRSYSVAEGLPGPDLSGWGACYKTRSGEMFFGGFNGATYFDPDRVVDASYTPSVVLTEFRLSGSPVEIGGGSPLSKSITDTTRLTLSHEQRIFSLAFSALSYFSPGTNRYRYKLEGLDPTWREVGSNERLATYTTLPVGEYTFRVQGATSRGNWSEPGAAVIIRILPAWWSTWWFRALCMAISLALLAGIYHRRIQQVSRQEKHLRDVVETIPAMAFSARPDGSTEFVNRPWLDFTGFSSKTDLDASWQLTLHSDDVQEHMTKWRASLATGAPFENEVRHRAANGEYRWFLVRAVPLRDKHGKVLKWYGTLTDIEDRKRAEQERERFRQLQAHLAHENRVSMMGELVASLSHELRQPITASIVDANACLLWLTRDQPNVEEALNATKRTMKDGTRAAEIIDRVRSFYRKGAPPERESVDVNEVVREMLALLRAEADGYSIPLRINLARELPRVTADRVQLQQVLMNLMLNGIEAMKETGGELTIRSELGQDGQLLISISDTGVGLPDEKMEEIFSPFFTTKPQGSGMGLAICRSIVEAHSGRLWARPNHGRGATFYFTLPAEVTTPSPSFA
- a CDS encoding OmpH family outer membrane protein yields the protein MKRTLALAVLLASGLVLNAAAQTPAASAAPAAAAPAIPAKVAVIAFQVAVAQTNEGQRNFSDVQRKFEPKQAQLKTLNDDIENLKKQLQAQGDKLSPAESAARTKKIDDETKELQRNAEDARNDYQSAIGDMYNTLASKVFEVVEAYAKEQGYTLVLDGSQQQSPILWAAETTDITKPVIAAYNLKSGVPAPPTPTTVPAAPRPAPKAPGATPAPKN
- the bamA gene encoding outer membrane protein assembly factor BamA → MLLVSAAAAAMAQSLTIEQIRVIGNRRIPKETVLARLFTHPGDTYDPVSIERDFNSLWNTGYFEDLRIEREDSEKGIILNIYLKEKPNIREINYKGLNSVSQSDVLDRFKKEKVPLSVESQYDATKIKRAETVLKELLAEHGHQFATIKTEVKNIPPASVQVNFNIKEGPTVKVGQIKFVGNQHISSLILRRSMKNLRPVGIPYSIVLENLFAKTFDSSRLEEDAERVRQAYRDKGYYNAAVEEPRTQVRDQGGLSLITFRPNKGKRIDILMPIEEGDRYRLGGIHFTGNKAVTNARALRATFAIKDGEYFNATVMAKGLDNLKKAYGQLGYINFGAIPKATFDEAKKTVSLDIDIDEGKPFYVGRIEIQGNTLTRDRVIRRELMLEEGQVYNSQLWEYSLLRLNQLDYFDPLHVDQDSEAHQDTEAGTVDLLLKVKEKGKNSIGLNGGVSGLSGAFLGLNYQTNNFLGLGETLSVQANIGNINRQLLFGFTQPYFRNRPLNLGFQVFDTKSDYNSAKAIAGTTGQSANLTTQQSSLLQNYNNSTRGVNFSMSYPLPRHNFQRIGFTYSLQDSSITAFSTASQNLFQNIAFRSGIQGQNALNGIVNSSVSLSYIFNTINNPQRPRSGKEFSAVMQVAGLGGNVRYIFPAVAYKRFTPMKLLLPDPAGHNVLGWRAELKFIQGYGGDVAPPNNRFYSGGEADLRGFEIRTATPYAYIPNKISFNLTNPDGSCVPRDPTNPQLNQCIQILLPVYSVVSVGGDLNFTNNLEYRIPIAGPVTFALFNDFGIDSAVNGNQLKESPEGAASLNAPLYGCPVYNNGACEGGTQIKFDQFIRPLAGTNFVPRMSTGAEIQVIMPIINAPFRLYYAVNPLRLSQQANGENLITREMFPPGGAGDYSYAQAIQLYGSRYQLREPAKTFRLTVSTTF
- a CDS encoding glutathione peroxidase, translated to MTEAIQKSIYDFSARSIDGHEVALAQYAGQVLVIVNTASKCGFTPQYAALETLYRQYRDRGMSVLGFPCNQFGAQEPGNEAEITQFCESNYGVSFPIFAKIDVNGPNAHPLYKYLKSEQSGLFGVIGLEGIKWNFTKFLIDRAGKAVGRYAPATSPSELVPEIEKLLSA